The following coding sequences are from one Planctomycetaceae bacterium window:
- a CDS encoding AMMECR1 domain-containing protein encodes MTVLTCASVMLLSAAVAAPPAAPHVKEDPATDLADFARRAMMEYLTRRSTPDAVPVPASWTPPPPHTLSAAVTLRSGGNLVARVIASKDSLPLSVASAAMAAMRSEKLPDRVTAEVLAALTVEVEIIISPDPASEAELSRSVCGLTGLQMERAGKIARVLPSQAYEEAMDRQQMRSACLMKVPLDRAAMASTPKWFVFRTRHFVAVPGQPAKELFRGKVIGGSAAAGDTLAAAAADYLIRHQAPGGAYRVGDEPPPLREHLAATLAMARLNARGDAPRVRKSVNAAMAYVARQIKRTERTAYVVTVEPADQLAATAYTAMIIAQLPPAPQAMDIRTALLAAIAGAAGKGEISCRLDSTPAAAGVEDLCLAYEALKDAPQSGPEGKALAVGLGNLARQVEAAPATDAWAQAWKAHAGLPAPKTLARAYEIHGHSALLDRRGGIGPVGGEPLTALTGLCVSGRGGASLELSREQIEAARRFCAMQMYKGIETYVLAEGEGARHGVRACPASAEISVGACAAAMEAFLSE; translated from the coding sequence ATGACTGTCCTGACTTGCGCCAGCGTGATGCTTCTGTCGGCTGCCGTTGCTGCACCGCCCGCTGCGCCGCACGTTAAGGAAGACCCTGCGACGGATCTTGCGGATTTCGCCCGCAGGGCGATGATGGAGTACCTCACTCGTCGCAGCACCCCTGACGCTGTACCGGTTCCTGCCTCGTGGACTCCTCCCCCGCCCCACACTCTCAGTGCGGCGGTGACCTTGCGAAGCGGCGGCAACCTGGTTGCCCGCGTGATCGCCAGCAAGGACAGCCTGCCACTGAGCGTGGCGTCGGCCGCCATGGCAGCCATGCGCAGCGAAAAGCTGCCCGACCGCGTCACGGCGGAGGTGCTGGCGGCATTGACGGTGGAGGTCGAGATCATCATCTCGCCGGATCCGGCGTCGGAGGCGGAACTGTCGCGATCCGTGTGCGGCCTGACGGGCCTGCAGATGGAACGGGCGGGCAAGATCGCCCGCGTGCTGCCCTCGCAGGCGTACGAGGAGGCGATGGACCGCCAGCAGATGCGCAGCGCCTGCCTGATGAAGGTTCCCCTCGACCGCGCGGCGATGGCCAGCACGCCGAAGTGGTTCGTGTTCCGCACGCGGCATTTTGTCGCCGTGCCCGGGCAACCGGCGAAAGAACTCTTCCGCGGCAAAGTGATCGGCGGCAGCGCTGCCGCCGGCGACACACTTGCCGCCGCGGCGGCTGATTACCTGATCCGCCACCAGGCCCCCGGCGGCGCCTATCGCGTCGGCGACGAGCCCCCGCCCCTGCGCGAACACCTCGCCGCCACGCTGGCGATGGCGCGGCTCAATGCCCGCGGCGACGCCCCCCGAGTCCGCAAGAGCGTCAACGCCGCCATGGCGTACGTCGCCCGCCAGATCAAACGCACCGAACGCACGGCGTATGTCGTTACCGTCGAACCGGCTGACCAGCTAGCCGCCACGGCGTACACGGCGATGATCATCGCCCAGTTGCCGCCGGCGCCGCAGGCGATGGATATCCGCACGGCCCTGCTGGCGGCCATCGCCGGAGCGGCCGGCAAGGGCGAGATCTCCTGCCGCCTGGACAGCACGCCCGCCGCGGCAGGCGTGGAAGACTTGTGCCTGGCGTACGAGGCCCTGAAAGACGCGCCGCAGAGCGGGCCGGAAGGCAAAGCCCTCGCCGTAGGGCTGGGAAACCTCGCCCGGCAGGTCGAGGCCGCCCCCGCGACCGACGCCTGGGCCCAGGCCTGGAAGGCGCACGCCGGATTGCCCGCGCCCAAGACGCTTGCCAGGGCATACGAGATTCATGGCCACAGCGCGCTGCTCGACCGCCGGGGCGGGATCGGCCCTGTCGGCGGCGAGCCCCTGACAGCCCTGACGGGCTTGTGCGTCAGCGGCCGCGGCGGTGCGTCACTGGAGTTGTCGCGCGAACAGATCGAAGCCGCGCGGCGATTCTGCGCCATGCAGATGTACAAGGGAATCGAAACATACGTTCTGGCCGAGGGCGAGGGCGCCCGGCACGGCGTGCGGGCGTGCCCGGCGTCTGCGGAGATCAGCGTCGGCGCCTGCGCCGCCGCCATGGAAGCATTTCTGAGCGAGTAA
- a CDS encoding beta-galactosidase, producing MPTVTYDDGSFLLDNQRLWLVSGTVHYFRTPSALWPDRLLKAKRAGLNCICTYVPWNFHEPLEGKWEIMGDHDVFEFIRLAEELGLYVILRPGPYIGGQWDFGGLPAWLLAKPGLALRANNATFLHYFDKYFRKMLPRLAEQQVTRGGNIILVQNENEYTLRTMPDRLQYLEFVSQLLRRGGFEVPIITCNDLTEPAVPEAVETVRGWDRTIQDLKRLRARQGGAPLMVSELWTGHYDQWGGQHTRRGASDVARKAMEILGCGAQFNYYPWHGGTNFAFKAGSPGDGPDSFQTTSFDFDAPLSEGGGLTEKYYTTRLVNLLAQHMGQFLAASYAQEVRVNIHDSSTVLNLSGSRGRWAVVTNNGRQDIKRAAVSLPDGTDIDVSLEPLGAMAVPLGLQLTEQVKLDWSNVTPLGFFRHKVLVFHGPAGWPARISLNGAVLTAAIGSDDEPVMLEAHGLTIVLVNSSLAMRTWVLDETLILGPDFVGVEAADVVFNHAAPQYAMIAFDGKLTHKKIKPAGRAAVKPIKLGSWNRTGVSKEPLGDGTLEWLKLDRPRDVDFLGIHDGYIWYRLESTEDKPVKRQLFLPECEDRATLYLNGKRLGIWGRGDGAVRTPINADFRKGDNVLTMLVDNLGRPSTGHKLGQRKGLANHVFDARALQRGKFKVKAVEAFPKRIVPRQLLFMLDDLQGVPVWEAQLVITLNKVAPIHLAYTDLPHHVAILCNERTVAFLPHQGSGFGDATLGAELKKGKNVLKILLWGDVNAKLLDNIKMYSLNEPVTAQGRLTCRAWQMPADASGALGGDRPAWYKAQFNYEPAPEALFLRISGPGKGQIFLNGHNVGRYWSIGPQEFYYLPECWLKQENDVTLFVEDGHRPTGTSLEFSATGPYGPR from the coding sequence ATGCCTACTGTTACATACGATGATGGCAGCTTCCTGCTGGACAACCAGCGGCTGTGGTTGGTCAGCGGAACCGTTCATTATTTCCGCACGCCATCGGCGCTGTGGCCGGATCGTCTGCTCAAAGCCAAGCGAGCGGGGCTGAACTGCATCTGCACGTACGTTCCGTGGAACTTTCACGAGCCTCTCGAGGGCAAATGGGAGATCATGGGCGATCATGACGTGTTCGAGTTCATCCGCCTCGCCGAGGAGCTGGGGCTGTACGTGATCCTGCGTCCGGGTCCTTACATCGGCGGGCAGTGGGACTTCGGCGGTTTGCCGGCGTGGCTGCTGGCCAAGCCCGGTCTGGCGCTGCGGGCCAATAATGCCACCTTCCTGCATTACTTCGACAAGTACTTCCGCAAGATGCTCCCGCGGCTGGCCGAGCAGCAAGTCACGCGCGGCGGCAACATCATCCTGGTCCAGAACGAAAACGAGTACACGCTGCGCACCATGCCCGACCGCCTGCAGTACCTCGAGTTCGTCAGCCAACTGCTGCGACGCGGCGGTTTTGAAGTGCCCATCATCACCTGCAACGACCTGACGGAACCGGCGGTGCCCGAGGCCGTCGAGACCGTACGCGGGTGGGACCGCACGATCCAGGATCTCAAACGCCTGCGGGCTCGCCAGGGCGGGGCGCCGCTGATGGTGAGCGAACTGTGGACCGGCCACTACGATCAGTGGGGCGGGCAGCATACCCGTCGCGGGGCCTCTGACGTGGCGCGCAAAGCGATGGAAATCCTCGGCTGCGGCGCCCAGTTCAACTACTATCCCTGGCACGGGGGCACGAACTTCGCCTTCAAGGCCGGTTCGCCCGGCGACGGCCCCGACAGCTTCCAGACCACCAGCTTCGACTTCGACGCCCCGCTGTCCGAAGGCGGAGGCCTCACCGAGAAATACTACACCACCCGCCTGGTGAATCTGCTGGCCCAGCACATGGGACAGTTCCTGGCCGCCTCGTACGCCCAGGAAGTCCGCGTGAATATCCACGACTCCTCGACCGTGCTCAACCTCTCCGGGTCGCGCGGACGATGGGCGGTGGTGACCAATAACGGCCGCCAGGACATCAAGCGGGCCGCCGTCTCGCTGCCCGACGGGACCGACATTGACGTGTCGCTGGAGCCGCTGGGGGCGATGGCCGTTCCGCTGGGTCTGCAACTGACCGAGCAGGTCAAGCTCGACTGGTCCAACGTCACGCCGCTGGGATTCTTCCGCCACAAGGTGCTGGTCTTCCACGGTCCGGCGGGCTGGCCCGCTCGCATCAGCCTCAACGGCGCGGTGCTCACTGCCGCCATCGGAAGCGATGACGAACCGGTGATGCTCGAGGCGCACGGCCTGACGATCGTGCTGGTCAACAGCTCGCTGGCGATGCGCACGTGGGTGTTGGACGAGACGCTGATTCTGGGTCCGGATTTCGTCGGCGTCGAGGCCGCCGACGTGGTCTTCAACCATGCCGCGCCGCAGTATGCGATGATCGCTTTCGACGGCAAGCTCACGCACAAGAAGATCAAGCCCGCCGGCCGGGCGGCGGTCAAGCCCATCAAGCTGGGCTCGTGGAACCGCACCGGCGTCAGCAAAGAGCCTCTGGGCGACGGCACGCTGGAGTGGCTCAAGCTCGACCGCCCGCGCGACGTCGACTTCCTGGGCATCCACGACGGCTACATCTGGTATCGCCTGGAAAGCACCGAAGACAAACCCGTCAAGCGGCAGTTGTTCCTGCCCGAGTGCGAGGACCGCGCCACGCTGTACCTCAACGGGAAGCGCCTGGGCATCTGGGGGCGCGGCGACGGCGCCGTTCGCACGCCCATCAACGCCGACTTCCGCAAGGGCGACAACGTCCTGACGATGCTGGTCGACAACCTCGGCCGCCCGAGCACCGGCCATAAGCTCGGTCAGCGCAAGGGCCTGGCAAACCACGTCTTTGACGCGCGGGCGCTGCAGCGGGGCAAGTTCAAGGTCAAGGCCGTCGAGGCGTTCCCCAAGCGGATCGTGCCGCGGCAGTTGCTGTTCATGCTCGACGACCTGCAGGGCGTGCCGGTCTGGGAAGCCCAGCTCGTCATTACCCTGAACAAGGTCGCGCCGATCCACTTGGCGTACACGGATCTGCCCCATCACGTGGCGATCCTGTGCAATGAGCGCACGGTGGCGTTCCTGCCTCACCAGGGCAGCGGGTTCGGCGATGCGACGCTGGGCGCCGAACTCAAGAAGGGCAAGAACGTCCTGAAGATCCTGCTCTGGGGCGATGTCAACGCCAAGCTGCTGGACAACATCAAGATGTACAGCCTCAACGAGCCGGTGACGGCCCAGGGGCGGTTGACGTGCCGCGCCTGGCAGATGCCCGCCGACGCCTCGGGCGCCCTCGGCGGCGACCGCCCGGCATGGTACAAGGCCCAGTTCAATTATGAACCCGCCCCCGAGGCGCTGTTCCTGCGCATCTCCGGTCCAGGCAAGGGCCAGATCTTTCTCAACGGGCACAACGTCGGACGGTACTGGTCGATCGGTCCGCAGGAATTCTATTATCTTCCTGAGTGCTGGTTGAAGCAGGAAAACGACGTCACGCTGTTCGTGGAAGACGGTCATCGGCCCACTGGGACGAGTCTGGAGTTCAGCGCGACGGGACCGTACGGTCCGCGCTGA
- a CDS encoding HU family DNA-binding protein, whose protein sequence is MAAAYIGQKGTTVHTVTKKELVDRIADKTNQKRVLVKEVVQVFLDEVIAELGSGNRLEFRDFGVFEIKQRAARTAQNPKTLERVQVAAKRTVKFKMGRVMKEKMQPAQGGA, encoded by the coding sequence ATGGCAGCGGCATACATTGGTCAGAAGGGAACTACAGTGCATACGGTAACGAAAAAAGAACTCGTTGATCGCATTGCCGACAAGACCAACCAGAAGCGCGTGCTGGTGAAAGAAGTCGTTCAGGTCTTCCTGGACGAAGTCATTGCTGAACTTGGCAGCGGCAACCGTCTGGAGTTCCGCGACTTCGGCGTTTTCGAGATCAAGCAGCGCGCCGCCCGGACCGCCCAGAACCCCAAGACCCTCGAACGCGTCCAGGTCGCCGCCAAGCGTACCGTCAAATTCAAAATGGGTCGCGTCATGAAAGAAAAGATGCAGCCCGCACAAGGCGGCGCATAA
- a CDS encoding glycoside hydrolase family 130 protein: protein MPNPLIPSGAVSPLVRHQRNPLLTSRDVPYPSTLVYNAGVVKFAGRYAMMFRNDYGRWGDPRLEGTNIGLAWSTDGVTWEVAPEPVITVEKARRWVKDYSPYHDADRELLFVNDPRLTVLEGRVYCCLAFFMASGLCGGVLVTDDFDHFTLLSMTVPDNRNLVIFPQRHKGHYLRFERPFNNYGGAAMGAGRYSLWLSESPDLLFWGRSRRLLSYSEVPYANERVGAGPQPVLTPGGWLAMFHSVYHDAAWGKRGWEPKWDRHYDAGLMLLDLDDPSKVLAVSNVPVLSPSAPYEMAGGDTFETSGFRGGVVFPTGMILEDSGEVKVYYGAADSFVCLATANVEDLLRFCLENPVARPEASPGD from the coding sequence ATGCCTAATCCACTCATCCCTTCGGGGGCCGTTTCGCCGCTGGTGCGGCACCAGCGCAATCCGCTGCTGACGTCCCGCGACGTGCCTTACCCTTCGACGCTGGTCTACAACGCCGGCGTCGTCAAGTTCGCCGGGCGGTACGCGATGATGTTCCGCAACGATTACGGCCGCTGGGGCGACCCGCGGCTGGAGGGCACGAACATCGGGCTGGCCTGGAGCACCGATGGCGTGACGTGGGAGGTCGCGCCCGAACCGGTCATCACGGTCGAGAAGGCCCGGCGGTGGGTGAAGGACTACTCGCCGTACCACGACGCCGATCGCGAGTTGCTGTTCGTCAACGATCCGCGGCTGACGGTGCTGGAGGGGCGAGTGTATTGCTGCCTGGCGTTTTTCATGGCTTCGGGGCTGTGCGGGGGAGTGCTGGTGACGGACGATTTCGACCACTTCACGCTGCTGTCGATGACCGTGCCCGACAACCGCAACCTGGTGATATTCCCGCAGCGGCACAAGGGGCACTATCTGCGTTTTGAGCGCCCATTTAACAACTATGGCGGAGCGGCGATGGGCGCGGGGCGATACTCGCTGTGGCTCAGCGAGTCGCCGGACCTGCTGTTCTGGGGACGCTCGCGACGGCTGTTGTCTTACTCCGAGGTGCCTTACGCCAACGAGCGCGTCGGCGCCGGACCCCAGCCGGTCCTGACGCCGGGCGGTTGGCTGGCGATGTTTCACTCGGTATATCACGATGCCGCCTGGGGCAAGCGCGGGTGGGAACCCAAGTGGGACCGCCACTACGACGCCGGGCTGATGCTGCTGGATCTGGACGATCCGTCCAAGGTGCTGGCCGTATCCAACGTGCCGGTGCTCTCGCCGTCGGCGCCGTACGAGATGGCCGGCGGCGACACGTTCGAAACCAGTGGCTTTCGCGGAGGCGTGGTCTTTCCCACGGGTATGATTCTGGAGGACAGCGGGGAGGTGAAGGTCTACTACGGGGCGGCCGACTCGTTCGTGTGCCTGGCGACGGCGAACGTGGAAGACCTGCTGCGGTTCTGCCTGGAGAACCCCGTTGCCAGGCCTGAGGCGTCGCCGGGCGATTGA
- a CDS encoding SDR family oxidoreductase: MTQTIDKTLARRPEDWKFAPQPLEGKKIVLSGGTTGIGRAILLMLTAEGADVLTFARGKTELDEALAAADGAAGKAYGLTADQSRPDDLKAVFARVDRDLGGLDILINCAAVAGGSVTDSGFEETQSVLHTNIDGYVQCCRLALERMKDNQGHIVNIGSMSAHVRESGSDIYAATKAAVMAFSDSLRKTLNKKGIRVSLIEPGSVGSDMQPTSPQEEAQRQKRGEMLVADDIAEAVHYCLTQPSRCEIMTLQIKPTRQII, translated from the coding sequence ATGACTCAGACCATCGACAAAACGCTGGCTCGCCGCCCGGAAGACTGGAAGTTCGCCCCCCAGCCGCTGGAAGGAAAGAAAATCGTGCTCTCCGGCGGGACGACCGGCATCGGGCGGGCCATCCTGCTCATGCTCACCGCCGAGGGCGCCGACGTGTTGACCTTCGCCCGCGGCAAGACCGAGCTCGACGAGGCGCTGGCGGCCGCCGATGGCGCCGCGGGCAAGGCGTACGGTCTGACAGCCGACCAGTCGCGACCGGACGACCTCAAGGCGGTCTTCGCCCGGGTCGATCGCGATCTGGGCGGGCTGGACATCCTGATCAACTGTGCAGCCGTCGCCGGCGGCAGCGTGACCGACAGCGGGTTTGAAGAAACGCAGTCGGTGCTGCACACGAACATCGACGGGTACGTGCAGTGCTGCCGCCTGGCGCTGGAGCGCATGAAGGACAACCAGGGGCACATCGTCAACATCGGCTCGATGAGCGCCCATGTGCGAGAGAGCGGCAGCGACATTTACGCCGCCACCAAGGCCGCCGTCATGGCCTTCAGCGACTCGCTACGCAAGACCCTCAACAAGAAGGGCATCCGCGTCAGCCTCATCGAGCCCGGAAGCGTCGGGTCGGACATGCAGCCGACAAGCCCCCAGGAAGAAGCCCAGCGCCAGAAACGCGGCGAAATGCTCGTCGCCGACGACATCGCCGAGGCCGTCCACTACTGCCTCACCCAACC